Proteins from one Panicum virgatum strain AP13 chromosome 7K, P.virgatum_v5, whole genome shotgun sequence genomic window:
- the LOC120640557 gene encoding probable aldo-keto reductase 2 isoform X1, which produces MSMVVPRLKLGSQGLEVSAQGLGCMGMSFAYSSPKPEPDMITLLRHAVAAGVTFLDTSDFYGPHTNKVLLGKALQGGVREKVQLATKFGIASGAEWEVRGDPAYVRAACEGSLRRLGVDCIDLYYQHRIDARVPVEVTVSRPFGMGELKKLVEEGKIKYIGLSEASASTIRRAHGVHPISAVQLEWSIWSRDVEEEIIPTCRELGIGIVAYSPLGRGFLSGGAKLIDSLSEQDARKNFPRFRPENLDKNAQIFEKVNAMATRKGCTPSQLALAWVHHQGCDVCPIPGTTKFEIFNQNVGALFVKLTLEEMAELESYAAAGDVQGDRYPQMASTWKYSETPPLSSWKSE; this is translated from the exons ATGAGCATGGTAGTCCCCCGCTTGAAGCTGGGCTCGCAGGGGCTGGAGGTCTCGGCGCAGGGCCTCGGCTGCATGGGCATGTCCTTCGCCTACAGCTCGCCCAAGCCCGAGCCCGACATGATCACgctcctccgccacgccgtcgccgccggcgtcacCTTCCTCGACACCTCCGATTTCTACGGTCCGCACACCAACAAGGTCCTCCTTGGTAAGGCGCTGcagggaggggtgagggagaaggTGCAGCTGGCCACCAAGTTCGGCATCGCGTCCGGCGCCGAGTGGGAGGTTCGCGGCGACCCGGCGTACGTGCGGGCGGCGTGCGAGGGTAGCCTCCGGCGCCTGGGCGTCGACTGCATCGACCTCTACTACCAGCACCGCATCGACGCCAGGGTGCCCGTCGAGGTCACGGTGAGTCGTCCTTTCGGC ATGGGTGAGCTCAAGAAGCTGGTCGAGGAAGGAAAGATCAAGTACATCGGACTATCCGAAGCATCTGCTTCGACAATCAGAAGAGCTCATGGAGTTCATCCTATCAGTGCGGTTCAGCTGGAGTGGTCAATATGGTCTAgagatgtggaagaagaaataatcCCTACCTGCAG AGAACTTGGAATTGGAATCGTGGCTTACAGTCCTCTGGGCAGAGGGTTCCTATCTGGTGGGGCAAAACTGATTGACTCACTATCAGAGCAGGACGCAAGAAAG AATTTCCCAAGATTTCGGCCAGAGAATCTTGACAAGAATGCCCAGATATTCGAGAAAGTTAATGCAATGGCCACAAGAAAAGGATGTACACCGTCGCAACTTGCATTGGCTTGGGTTCACCATCAGGGATGTGATGTTTGCCCCATACCCGGCACAACAAAATTTGAGATTTTCAACCAGAATGTGGGTGCACTGTTCGTGAAGCTCACCCTAGAGGAGATGGCAGAACTTGAGTCCTACGCTGCTGCTGGTGATGTCCAGGGTGACCGGTATCCTCAAATGGCCAGCACCTGGAAGTATTCTGAGACTCCTCCATTGTCGTCTTGGAAATCTGAGTAG
- the LOC120640557 gene encoding probable aldo-keto reductase 2 isoform X2, producing MSMVVPRLKLGSQGLEVSAQGLGCMGMSFAYSSPKPEPDMITLLRHAVAAGVTFLDTSDFYGPHTNKVLLGKALQGGVREKVQLATKFGIASGAEWEVRGDPAYVRAACEGSLRRLGVDCIDLYYQHRIDARVPVEVTMGELKKLVEEGKIKYIGLSEASASTIRRAHGVHPISAVQLEWSIWSRDVEEEIIPTCRELGIGIVAYSPLGRGFLSGGAKLIDSLSEQDARKNFPRFRPENLDKNAQIFEKVNAMATRKGCTPSQLALAWVHHQGCDVCPIPGTTKFEIFNQNVGALFVKLTLEEMAELESYAAAGDVQGDRYPQMASTWKYSETPPLSSWKSE from the exons ATGAGCATGGTAGTCCCCCGCTTGAAGCTGGGCTCGCAGGGGCTGGAGGTCTCGGCGCAGGGCCTCGGCTGCATGGGCATGTCCTTCGCCTACAGCTCGCCCAAGCCCGAGCCCGACATGATCACgctcctccgccacgccgtcgccgccggcgtcacCTTCCTCGACACCTCCGATTTCTACGGTCCGCACACCAACAAGGTCCTCCTTGGTAAGGCGCTGcagggaggggtgagggagaaggTGCAGCTGGCCACCAAGTTCGGCATCGCGTCCGGCGCCGAGTGGGAGGTTCGCGGCGACCCGGCGTACGTGCGGGCGGCGTGCGAGGGTAGCCTCCGGCGCCTGGGCGTCGACTGCATCGACCTCTACTACCAGCACCGCATCGACGCCAGGGTGCCCGTCGAGGTCACG ATGGGTGAGCTCAAGAAGCTGGTCGAGGAAGGAAAGATCAAGTACATCGGACTATCCGAAGCATCTGCTTCGACAATCAGAAGAGCTCATGGAGTTCATCCTATCAGTGCGGTTCAGCTGGAGTGGTCAATATGGTCTAgagatgtggaagaagaaataatcCCTACCTGCAG AGAACTTGGAATTGGAATCGTGGCTTACAGTCCTCTGGGCAGAGGGTTCCTATCTGGTGGGGCAAAACTGATTGACTCACTATCAGAGCAGGACGCAAGAAAG AATTTCCCAAGATTTCGGCCAGAGAATCTTGACAAGAATGCCCAGATATTCGAGAAAGTTAATGCAATGGCCACAAGAAAAGGATGTACACCGTCGCAACTTGCATTGGCTTGGGTTCACCATCAGGGATGTGATGTTTGCCCCATACCCGGCACAACAAAATTTGAGATTTTCAACCAGAATGTGGGTGCACTGTTCGTGAAGCTCACCCTAGAGGAGATGGCAGAACTTGAGTCCTACGCTGCTGCTGGTGATGTCCAGGGTGACCGGTATCCTCAAATGGCCAGCACCTGGAAGTATTCTGAGACTCCTCCATTGTCGTCTTGGAAATCTGAGTAG
- the LOC120640557 gene encoding IN2-2 protein-like isoform X3, whose translation MSMVVPRLKLGSQGLEVSAQGLGCMGMSFAYSSPKPEPDMITLLRHAVAAGVTFLDTSDFYGPHTNKVLLGKALQGGVREKVQLATKFGIASGAEWEVRGDPAYVRAACEGSLRRLGVDCIDLYYQHRIDARVPVEVTVSRPFGMGELKKLVEEGKIKYIGLSEASASTIRRAHGVHPISAVQLEWSIWSRDVEEEIIPTCRELGIGIVAYSPLGRGFLSGGAKLIDSLSEQDARKGAE comes from the exons ATGAGCATGGTAGTCCCCCGCTTGAAGCTGGGCTCGCAGGGGCTGGAGGTCTCGGCGCAGGGCCTCGGCTGCATGGGCATGTCCTTCGCCTACAGCTCGCCCAAGCCCGAGCCCGACATGATCACgctcctccgccacgccgtcgccgccggcgtcacCTTCCTCGACACCTCCGATTTCTACGGTCCGCACACCAACAAGGTCCTCCTTGGTAAGGCGCTGcagggaggggtgagggagaaggTGCAGCTGGCCACCAAGTTCGGCATCGCGTCCGGCGCCGAGTGGGAGGTTCGCGGCGACCCGGCGTACGTGCGGGCGGCGTGCGAGGGTAGCCTCCGGCGCCTGGGCGTCGACTGCATCGACCTCTACTACCAGCACCGCATCGACGCCAGGGTGCCCGTCGAGGTCACGGTGAGTCGTCCTTTCGGC ATGGGTGAGCTCAAGAAGCTGGTCGAGGAAGGAAAGATCAAGTACATCGGACTATCCGAAGCATCTGCTTCGACAATCAGAAGAGCTCATGGAGTTCATCCTATCAGTGCGGTTCAGCTGGAGTGGTCAATATGGTCTAgagatgtggaagaagaaataatcCCTACCTGCAG AGAACTTGGAATTGGAATCGTGGCTTACAGTCCTCTGGGCAGAGGGTTCCTATCTGGTGGGGCAAAACTGATTGACTCACTATCAGAGCAGGACGCAAGAAAG GGTGCTGAATAA